The Streptomyces kanamyceticus genome window below encodes:
- a CDS encoding roadblock/LC7 domain-containing protein — translation MTSEADVTGELKRLRTRLPQLRGALTASVDGLVLAQDATDVEVEGVCALTAAALAVALRLSDATHQGDFRELLIRADHGYVATYAAGSSAVLTLLAEPQINVGRLHLEARRSSALIGDLVDAAVVRAEEP, via the coding sequence ATGACTTCGGAAGCCGATGTGACCGGCGAACTGAAACGGCTGCGGACCCGGCTCCCCCAGCTCAGGGGCGCGCTGACCGCCAGTGTCGACGGGCTCGTCCTCGCGCAGGACGCCACGGACGTGGAGGTGGAGGGCGTCTGCGCCCTCACCGCGGCGGCGCTCGCGGTGGCCCTGCGCCTGTCCGACGCGACCCATCAGGGCGACTTCCGCGAGCTGTTGATCCGCGCCGACCACGGATACGTGGCCACCTACGCGGCCGGTTCATCGGCCGTCCTGACCCTGCTCGCCGAGCCCCAGATCAACGTGGGCCGGCTGCATCTGGAGGCTCGCCGCTCCAGCGCGCTCATCGGCGACCTGGTCGACGCCGCCGTCGTACGAGCGGAGGAACCCTGA